A stretch of the Leguminivora glycinivorella isolate SPB_JAAS2020 chromosome 2, LegGlyc_1.1, whole genome shotgun sequence genome encodes the following:
- the LOC125240849 gene encoding amyloid-beta precursor protein-like: MFLFYLFLLVAGAQVAAGFGSRHDYVKDGRSVDGPFPSNLRNIPYLCYQAPSKGPCGLMLHAWFFDIVTRKCMPMYYSGCGGNENRFESQAECKAYCTGVKLQ, translated from the exons ATGTTTCTGTTTTACTTGTTCCTATTGGTAGCAGGAGCTCAGGTTGCTGCAGGTTTTGGTTCTAGACATGATTATGTTAAAGACGGAC gtAGTGTCGACGGTCCATTCCCGTCTAACCTAAGAAACATACCTTACCTGTGCTACCAAGCGCCTTCGAAAGGACCATGTGGTCTTATGTTACATGCTTGGTTCTTCGATATTGTTACTAGAAAATGTATGCCGATGTACTACTCAGGATGTGGGGGCAACGAAAACAGATTTGAATCTCAAGCAGAGTGTAAAGCGTATTGTACAGGCGTTAAATTACAGTAG